Proteins encoded in a region of the Solanum dulcamara chromosome 9, daSolDulc1.2, whole genome shotgun sequence genome:
- the LOC129903331 gene encoding protein DA1 isoform X2, with translation MGWLNKIFKGSSHKVSEGQYDWRCEGHTEGDDPSTAEDSWSEIEEIDRAIAISLSEEEQKGKIVIDSESQLKEDEQLARALQESLNVESPPQHVSRNDHGNGNGYGNGNFYHPVPFPYSASFRVCAGCSTEIGHGRFLSCMGAVWHPECFRCHACNQPISDYEFSMSGNYPYHKTCYKEHYHPKCDVCKHFIPTNAAGLIEYRAHPFWSQKYCPFHEHDGTPRCCSCERMEPRDTRYIALDDGRKLCLECLDSAIMDTSQCQPLYYDIQEFYEGLNMKVEQKVPLLLVERQALNEAMDGERHGYHHMPETRGLCLSEEQTISTIQRRPRIGAGNRVMDMRTEPYKLTRRCEVTAILILYGLPRLLTGSILAHEMMHAWLRLRGYRTLSQDVEEGICQVLAHMWLETQIASISSSNGGASTSSGMSSSKQGIRSPFERKLGDFFKHQIESDTSPIYGNGFRAGNQAVLKYGLERTLDHIRMTGTFPY, from the exons ATGGGCTGGTTGAACAAAATTTTTAAAGGTTCTAGCCATAAAGTTTCGGAAGGCCAGTATGACTGGAGATGTGAAGGACATACAGAGGGGGATGACCCATCTACAGCAGAG GACTCTTGGTCAGAGATTGAAGAAATAGATCGAGCTATTGCTATATCTCTCTCAGAGGAGgaacaaaaagggaaaattgTGATTG ATAGCGAATCACAACTGAAAGAAGATGAACAACTTGCAAGAGCTCTGCAGGAGAGCTTGAATGTTGAATCTCCACCTCAGCATGTAAGCAGAAATGATCATGGAAACGGGAATGGATATGGGAATGGAAACTTCTATCATCCAGTACCTTTCCCATATTCTGCAAGCTTTAG GGTATGTGCAGGTTGCAGCACTGAAATAGGTCATGGACGATTTTTAAGTTGCATGGGAGCAGTATGGCATCCAGAGTGCTTTAGATGCCATGCCTGCAACCAACCAATATCTGATTATGAG TTCTCAATGTCTGGCAACTATCCCTATCACAAAACATGCTACAAGGAGCATTATCACCCGAAATGTGATGTCTGCAAACACTTT ATTCCAACAAATGCAGCTGGGCTTATTGAATACAGAGCACATCCATTTTGGTCGCAGAAGTATTGTCCTTTTCATGAGCATGATGGAACTCCCCGTTGCTGTAGCTGTGAGCGAATGGAG CCGCGGGATACAAGATATATTGCCCTTGATGATGGTCGAAAGCTCTGTCTCGAGTGCTTGGACTCTGCGATAATGGATACGAGTCAGTGTCAGCCCCTTTATTATGATATACAAGAATTTTATGAAGGGCTAAATATGAAGGTGGAGCAGAAAGTTCCTTTGCTTCTGGTTGAGAGACAAGCACTGAATGAGGCTATGGATGGAGAGAGACAT GGTTATCACCACATGCCTGAGACAAGAGGACTTTGCCTTTCTGAGGAACAAACTATCAGCACT ATACAAAGGCGGCCAAGAATAGGAGCTGGAAATCGGGTCATGGACATGAGAACGGAACCTTATAAATTGACACGCCGCTGTGAAGTGACTGCAATTCTCATCTTATATGGTCTTCCTAG GCTGCTGACTGGGTCAATCCTAGCGCATGAGATGATGCATGCATGGCTTCGACTAAGAG GTTATCGAACACTTAGCCAAGACGTTGAAGAAGGCATTTGCCAGGTACTTGCACATATGTGGTTAGAAACCCAAATTGCATCCATATCAAGCAGCAATGGAGGCGCTTCAACCTCATCAGGCATGTCATCATCAAAGCAGGGGATTAGATCTCCTTTTGAGAGGAAACTTGGAGATTTTTTCAAACACCAGATTGAATCAGACACTTCACCAATTTATGGAAATGGATTCAGAGCTGGTAACCAAGCAGTGCTTAAATACGGACTTGAAAGGACGTTGGATCATATTCGGATGACTGGAACCTTTCCTTATTGA
- the LOC129903331 gene encoding protein DA1 isoform X1 has translation MGGKSVDDNEPIAFHLMGWLNKIFKGSSHKVSEGQYDWRCEGHTEGDDPSTAEDSWSEIEEIDRAIAISLSEEEQKGKIVIDSESQLKEDEQLARALQESLNVESPPQHVSRNDHGNGNGYGNGNFYHPVPFPYSASFRVCAGCSTEIGHGRFLSCMGAVWHPECFRCHACNQPISDYEFSMSGNYPYHKTCYKEHYHPKCDVCKHFIPTNAAGLIEYRAHPFWSQKYCPFHEHDGTPRCCSCERMEPRDTRYIALDDGRKLCLECLDSAIMDTSQCQPLYYDIQEFYEGLNMKVEQKVPLLLVERQALNEAMDGERHGYHHMPETRGLCLSEEQTISTIQRRPRIGAGNRVMDMRTEPYKLTRRCEVTAILILYGLPRLLTGSILAHEMMHAWLRLRGYRTLSQDVEEGICQVLAHMWLETQIASISSSNGGASTSSGMSSSKQGIRSPFERKLGDFFKHQIESDTSPIYGNGFRAGNQAVLKYGLERTLDHIRMTGTFPY, from the exons ATGGGTG GTAAAAGTGTTGACGATAATGAACCAATAGCATTTCACCTAATGGGCTGGTTGAACAAAATTTTTAAAGGTTCTAGCCATAAAGTTTCGGAAGGCCAGTATGACTGGAGATGTGAAGGACATACAGAGGGGGATGACCCATCTACAGCAGAG GACTCTTGGTCAGAGATTGAAGAAATAGATCGAGCTATTGCTATATCTCTCTCAGAGGAGgaacaaaaagggaaaattgTGATTG ATAGCGAATCACAACTGAAAGAAGATGAACAACTTGCAAGAGCTCTGCAGGAGAGCTTGAATGTTGAATCTCCACCTCAGCATGTAAGCAGAAATGATCATGGAAACGGGAATGGATATGGGAATGGAAACTTCTATCATCCAGTACCTTTCCCATATTCTGCAAGCTTTAG GGTATGTGCAGGTTGCAGCACTGAAATAGGTCATGGACGATTTTTAAGTTGCATGGGAGCAGTATGGCATCCAGAGTGCTTTAGATGCCATGCCTGCAACCAACCAATATCTGATTATGAG TTCTCAATGTCTGGCAACTATCCCTATCACAAAACATGCTACAAGGAGCATTATCACCCGAAATGTGATGTCTGCAAACACTTT ATTCCAACAAATGCAGCTGGGCTTATTGAATACAGAGCACATCCATTTTGGTCGCAGAAGTATTGTCCTTTTCATGAGCATGATGGAACTCCCCGTTGCTGTAGCTGTGAGCGAATGGAG CCGCGGGATACAAGATATATTGCCCTTGATGATGGTCGAAAGCTCTGTCTCGAGTGCTTGGACTCTGCGATAATGGATACGAGTCAGTGTCAGCCCCTTTATTATGATATACAAGAATTTTATGAAGGGCTAAATATGAAGGTGGAGCAGAAAGTTCCTTTGCTTCTGGTTGAGAGACAAGCACTGAATGAGGCTATGGATGGAGAGAGACAT GGTTATCACCACATGCCTGAGACAAGAGGACTTTGCCTTTCTGAGGAACAAACTATCAGCACT ATACAAAGGCGGCCAAGAATAGGAGCTGGAAATCGGGTCATGGACATGAGAACGGAACCTTATAAATTGACACGCCGCTGTGAAGTGACTGCAATTCTCATCTTATATGGTCTTCCTAG GCTGCTGACTGGGTCAATCCTAGCGCATGAGATGATGCATGCATGGCTTCGACTAAGAG GTTATCGAACACTTAGCCAAGACGTTGAAGAAGGCATTTGCCAGGTACTTGCACATATGTGGTTAGAAACCCAAATTGCATCCATATCAAGCAGCAATGGAGGCGCTTCAACCTCATCAGGCATGTCATCATCAAAGCAGGGGATTAGATCTCCTTTTGAGAGGAAACTTGGAGATTTTTTCAAACACCAGATTGAATCAGACACTTCACCAATTTATGGAAATGGATTCAGAGCTGGTAACCAAGCAGTGCTTAAATACGGACTTGAAAGGACGTTGGATCATATTCGGATGACTGGAACCTTTCCTTATTGA